The following proteins are encoded in a genomic region of Gimesia algae:
- a CDS encoding sensor histidine kinase: MSNQTIESLEQRVKDLESQIEDYQKQLIHAQKMSSVGALASSITHEFNNILTTVINYAKLGLRHKEEERREKAFNKILSAGQRAAKITTGMLSYARGSESRQEPVDLVVLVKSVIALVEKDLSMNRVNLHTHFEAQPEVVLNPNQIQQVLVNLIVNARQAMPAGGRLDLAVRLNAEANVAEVIVRDSGAGIPSERLHHIFDQFFTTKEADENGQGGTGLGLSLAKEVMEAHNGRIRVESAVGKGTAFTLKFPLSTAAIEAA, translated from the coding sequence ATGTCAAATCAAACCATCGAATCACTGGAACAGCGGGTTAAAGATCTGGAATCCCAAATCGAAGACTACCAGAAACAGCTAATTCATGCACAGAAAATGAGTTCTGTAGGCGCATTGGCTTCTTCAATTACCCACGAGTTCAATAACATCCTGACCACAGTCATCAACTACGCCAAACTGGGTTTGCGACACAAAGAAGAAGAACGCCGCGAGAAAGCATTTAACAAAATTCTTTCAGCGGGCCAGCGTGCTGCAAAAATCACAACCGGGATGCTCTCCTATGCCCGTGGCAGTGAAAGCCGTCAGGAACCGGTCGATCTGGTCGTGCTGGTAAAAAGCGTCATTGCTCTGGTCGAAAAAGACCTCTCCATGAACCGTGTCAATCTGCACACTCATTTCGAGGCCCAACCAGAAGTTGTGCTCAATCCGAACCAGATTCAACAGGTGCTTGTCAATCTGATTGTCAATGCCCGTCAGGCAATGCCTGCAGGCGGTCGACTCGATCTCGCGGTTCGGCTGAACGCAGAAGCCAATGTGGCAGAAGTCATCGTGCGCGACAGTGGTGCCGGTATTCCCTCAGAGCGGCTGCATCATATTTTTGATCAGTTCTTTACCACTAAAGAAGCCGACGAAAACGGTCAGGGTGGAACCGGCTTAGGACTTTCACTGGCGAAAGAAGTCATGGAAGCGCATAACGGCCGCATTCGTGTGGAAAGCGCCGTGGGAAAAGGAACGGCGTTCACGCTCAAGTTCCCGCTGTCTACCGCCGCCATCGAAGCTGCCTGA
- a CDS encoding tyrosine-type recombinase/integrase, translated as MAHLRRDSKSGNYFIRFRYAGRSFNRSLKTPHEYEAEAFRGRIEETILLIERGRIEMPNDVDPAYFILSDGKQLGRPIKPKVSSLNELIRIYNDEMPLGAKEKDTLKGEKRHQALFLKHLRGSIPIQSFTTATMQSYVASRSKDKWNGVLISPETITKELTTFKLIWNWAAQRGYVVGTNPTKGVNLPKRSEKLPFMTKGEIDRKISRNGLTEEQVKRLWESLFLKKEEICKILDGIRSLNTFSFIYPMFVFVAHTGARRSEILRSRIEDFDFDTKIVKIREKKKVKNRNITFRHVDMTPLLYDIMKCWFENHPGGQFTICDDPEEISAGLDEDELGMSKHKAQYHFKETLARIDWSKIRGFHVFRHSFASNLASAGVDQRVIDEWMGHQTEEMRRRYRHLFPQQRRSAIELVFGGSGQ; from the coding sequence ATGGCACATTTGCGTCGAGACTCTAAATCAGGAAATTACTTCATCCGTTTTCGTTATGCCGGTCGCTCGTTCAACCGCTCCTTGAAAACTCCGCACGAGTATGAAGCCGAGGCGTTCCGAGGTCGAATCGAGGAGACGATTCTCCTGATCGAAAGAGGTCGGATCGAAATGCCCAACGATGTCGATCCCGCATATTTCATTCTTTCGGATGGTAAACAACTTGGAAGGCCAATTAAACCAAAGGTCAGTTCTCTAAACGAACTTATTAGAATCTACAACGATGAAATGCCTCTGGGAGCCAAGGAGAAGGACACTCTCAAAGGCGAAAAACGACATCAAGCCCTATTTTTGAAACACCTTCGAGGTTCGATTCCAATACAGTCCTTTACGACAGCTACGATGCAAAGTTACGTTGCATCGAGATCAAAAGACAAGTGGAATGGAGTTTTGATAAGTCCAGAAACTATCACAAAAGAATTGACCACTTTCAAGCTTATATGGAATTGGGCTGCACAACGAGGATACGTCGTCGGGACGAATCCGACCAAAGGCGTCAATCTCCCGAAACGCTCCGAAAAACTACCCTTTATGACAAAAGGTGAGATTGATAGGAAGATCAGCAGAAATGGATTGACCGAGGAACAGGTCAAGCGGCTGTGGGAATCCTTGTTTCTAAAGAAAGAAGAAATCTGCAAGATCCTTGATGGTATTCGTAGCTTAAACACATTCTCATTCATTTACCCGATGTTCGTGTTCGTAGCTCATACCGGTGCTCGCCGTAGCGAAATTCTCCGATCAAGAATCGAGGATTTCGATTTCGATACGAAGATTGTCAAGATTCGTGAAAAGAAGAAAGTTAAAAACCGAAATATCACCTTCCGTCATGTAGATATGACACCACTCCTTTATGACATAATGAAGTGCTGGTTCGAGAACCATCCCGGAGGACAATTCACAATATGTGACGATCCTGAAGAAATTTCTGCTGGCTTAGATGAAGACGAACTCGGGATGTCAAAACACAAAGCACAGTACCACTTCAAAGAGACACTCGCTCGAATTGATTGGTCGAAGATTCGAGGCTTCCATGTTTTTCGCCATTCCTTTGCATCGAATCTTGCATCAGCAGGTGTCGATCAACGGGTCATTGATGAATGGATGGGACATCAGACCGAGGAAATGCGTCGTCGCTATCGGCATCTTTTCCCACAACAACGTCGATCTGCTATAGAATTAGTATTTGGTGGATCGGGGCAATAA
- a CDS encoding MerR family transcriptional regulator: MQQVTAKQYRQAFENVEPGSQLDLVLHKWKGFSHTVKLNGAWKLEGFITWFQQNYEILRAIEPSLEPTMPPQCLDPESIARLFRIPVEELAPWLSVEQTRDEGFTDEDRTQLCIIKKLVEGHIASGRTEELVEAVTLGHRELLEQFTNVTNKVEDVQGELGQHKTVKEWYSPKEVAELLGKVPFTVQEWCRLGRVNARKRPTGRGDAKEWEISREEVDRITNHGLLPRSTKY, translated from the coding sequence ATGCAACAAGTGACCGCCAAGCAATACAGGCAGGCTTTTGAAAATGTGGAACCGGGTTCGCAACTGGATCTGGTCTTGCATAAGTGGAAGGGTTTCTCGCATACAGTAAAGTTAAACGGAGCTTGGAAGCTGGAAGGGTTCATCACGTGGTTTCAGCAAAACTACGAAATTTTAAGGGCGATTGAGCCATCGCTTGAACCAACAATGCCGCCACAGTGTCTTGACCCGGAATCAATAGCACGATTATTTCGGATACCGGTTGAAGAATTGGCTCCGTGGTTGTCCGTGGAGCAAACCCGTGACGAAGGTTTTACCGATGAGGACCGAACTCAACTGTGTATCATCAAGAAACTCGTGGAGGGGCACATTGCATCTGGACGAACGGAAGAACTTGTCGAGGCGGTAACTTTGGGACACAGAGAGCTTCTTGAACAATTTACCAATGTGACTAACAAGGTTGAAGATGTACAAGGTGAATTAGGCCAACACAAAACAGTCAAGGAATGGTATTCACCGAAAGAGGTCGCTGAACTTTTAGGAAAAGTTCCGTTTACTGTGCAAGAGTGGTGTCGCCTTGGTCGGGTAAATGCTCGCAAACGTCCTACAGGACGTGGGGATGCAAAAGAGTGGGAGATTTCACGAGAAGAAGTTGATCGGATAACCAATCATGGATTATTGCCCCGATCCACCAAATACTAA